The window CCGGAACGCCTCGAACCTCGACCGCATCAGCCGCTCAGCCGTAGCCGGCCACCGCCGCCCACCCGGCAAGTTCGCAGGTTCAGGCGTCACTACTGTGCGCCGGAACTGCGCCGCGTTCGGTCCGGAAGAGGACCGCCATAGCTCGCGATCAAATCGTGCACCGGATCCCACTCTGATCCGTTGCTATCGGCACTGCCAAGGGATGCATCCCTGAGGGCGACCAGCGTCTTCTTCAGCCGCATTTCCGATTCGTTGAGCATGTCGCTGTAAGCATCGTCGAGAATGAAGGCGCGCAGGTCCGCCGCCTCGTAGGCAACCTTGTCCAGGAAGATCCTGAGTCGCCGGGCAGCGTTCTGTAAGGCGGCGCTGCGGTCAATTTCCACCTGGCCCGATCTTTGGCGAGCATCAGAGCGGCCTTCAGCCATCGGGATGATGGTGAGGTCGTCCTCCCACAGCTTGGTGAAGAGCGGGTCTGGCTCAAGCGTGAGAGTCGAGCCAAGGACATCAACCACGTTGGCGTCGGATCGAGCAACACGCACCTCCTCAACCAACTTGTGGAAGTCCTCGTCTTCAAGCGAGTAGCCGACGAACAACATGTGGCGGGTCATGAGCATCGCCTGCACGATGCCAAACAACGCCCCATGGGTTGATGCCGTCGACAGGTAGTCCCGTCGCGTGAGCACGATGGTCGCGGCGCGATCGATGGTCCCATGAAGCTTGAGAAGCCAACGCTGACCGGGCGCAACAACCTGGTCGGGAAGGACAGCAATGGAGTCGTCCTCGATTGCCCGGACCGCCTGCTCGAAGAGCTCGTCATAGTTGGTGGTCACGGCCTCAGAAGTGGGGAGCGACGCCAGGAGCGAGTGGGTCAGCGTGCCTAGAGGTGTCCCGAATCGTTCGCGGAGGTCTTCGTAGATCTTGGTCGTTTCCTCCCCTTTGAGTTTGGCGACAACGGTGGCTTGGTCTCGGTAGTCCAGCGCCTTGAACCGGTCGAGGTTGATGTCCTCGGCACCTGCCATTTTCAGCAGGTCGAGCAACAGTTCCGACCAGTCCGGGAGCCCGGAGTCCGCAGACGCGCCTGCCCCCAGAAAGAGGACGAGATTGCCGGATTGGGCGTGGGTTGCAAGCCTGTGCGCCGACTCGTGGAGCTCCTCGGTCAGGGCCCCAAACTGCTCGAGTTCCGCTTCTGGCTGTTGCTTGAAGTGGGCCCGGCGCGCCCGTTGGGCCGCAGGTAGGCCCGCGCCTGCGCGCCACGAGAGCGACATCCACTTCATGGTCTCGGGAGGCCTCGACCAAGGCGTTCACCAGTGCCATCTGGACGGTTCCCTTCCTGTCGGCCAACCCACCCTCTCCGGTACCGATCACGGGGAGGGCAAACAGCGGACGCCCGAACCGATCACCCTCCCCGATGGCTGCACGCGCCGCCTTGACAAAGGCTCTGGCACAGTCGGCCACGTGCTCGGCCGCGCTGAGCTGCCGGTCGGCGCCATCCCTGGCATTCTGACCGCTACCACTAGGCCAGGCCTTTCCGACATTGCCGAGGAAGATCCGGGGATCCCCCGCGGGAGTGTCCCCCCACTCAACGACTGGATCCCTAAGCCATGACAAGCCGCGGAGCCGCCCTGATGGCTCCAACCCCACGCAACCGGCGAAGGCCCTACTAACCACGAAGTCACGGTCGGTTGGAAGAAGCCATGCGTCGCATTGAAGTCGAGTTACATCACCTGCGACTACGAAGACGTGGCCCATATCCTTCGTTGCCATCGATGCCTTTCCCGATCTCAGTGGTCACTCGCGTGAATAAATGGCCGACGGGGCACTGCTACAGGTGACGTCGCTTGGCCCGTTGGCGCGCGGCACTCCCGCTCGTCCCGTGGACCCGCGTCGGGGTCCGTGATGAGAGTACGCGTGGAGGCCTACGCGATCCGCCCCCACAGAAGATCGTCGCCAAAGACCATCGTTGGCGGCCAGATTTGGGACCTACCGGTGGCCGTACGATCGTCGGCCAGGTCACGGATCGCCGGTACTTTCGCGGGCGAGCGTGCCGGCAACGCAGGAGGGGAACCGGTAATGACCGATGGTGCAGGAGCGACAGGGTTCAGCGTGGCTGATGCCTTTCGCATCGCCCGGGAAGGTCACGCCTCCCAGATCGACAAGTCGGGCCAGCCGTACATCGGCCACATCTGGCGGGTAATGGGCGGGGTCGACGGCAACGCCGAGAAGATGGTCGCGGCGCTGCACGACTACCTCGAGGACGTCGAGTCCGCCTCGACCCAGGGACTGCTCGACCTGGGTGTACCGACCGAGGTGGTGGATGCGGTTGAGGCGCTGACCAAGCGAGATGACGAGAAGGGCAGCGATGAGGGCTACTTCCGGTTCGTGCGTCGGGCCGCCCAGAACCCCCTCGCACGCAAGGTCAAACGTGCCGACCTGGCCGACAACACCAACCCCGAGCGGGTACGCCTGTTCTCCGAGAACAGCCAGACCTTGGCCGCCGAACTCCGCCAAGGCGCCGACGACTACCGACATGCCGCCACTTCGGCGGACCCGGCCCTGGCCCAAGAGCTACTCCTGGTCGCCGACCAGTTCGACCACGAGGCCAACCAGGTCGAAGCCAAGCCTGCCCGCCTGAAGGCCAAGTACGACGAGGCGATCAAACTCCTCGACGAGCTCACCTAAGCCCTGAACACGGCTTCATCTCAAAGGATCACGAAGTGGACAACTCAACAGAATTCTGGGATCTCAGTGATCTCAGCCCGTACGAGCGGCAAGCGTGGGACGCCATCCAGAAGTGGCAAAACGCGGCGCGTCGCAACCTCCTGCCCGAGAGGATGCGCGGGAAAGCCAAAGAACTCGGGACAGGCGTCACCACCGCCTGGAAAGCTGTCCCCGGAACCGACCAGCTCACCGAAGTCATGGAGAAGGTTCTCGCTGGAGGAAACCAGGCTCTGACCGACGCAGTCGCTGCGTCGCTGCGCCGTGACCGCATCCTGGAAGCGGCCCGCGATGCAGGAGCTGACGTCCACGCTCTGTCCGACATGAGGCAGCTCGACCTTGAGGCCATCGACGGGATCCTTCCGAGGCTGAACATCCGTTATGCAGCAACCTCAGCGGCAACGGGCGCAGGATCGGGATTTGTCGCAGGGGGCGGAACAGCAGCCGTCATGGGCACCGCGGGCGTGGCAGCGGCACCGGGCGGACTCGCCGTTGGGAGTGCGCTCGTCGCCGACGTCGTAGCCACGATCGCCCTGGCGGCCCGCGTGGCAACTCACTACGCGGGCTACTACGGCTACGACGCGCGCGAGGAAGAGGAAAAGGCCGTCCTCCTAGCGGTCATCAGTGCCGGGGTCGTCGGGGAAGGCGCTGCAAGACAGACTGCGATGCTCCACATCCGACAGGTCGCGATGATGGTCGCACGACGAGCGACATGGAAGGAACTGGGCGAGGAGGCGATCGTGAAGCTCATTCAAGGCCTCTTCGCGAAACTCAGCGTCAATCTGACGAAGAAGAAGCTCGCTCAGGCACTGCCTGTCGCTGGAATCGCAATCGGCGCGAGCTTCAATTACGCGCTCATGCGGAAGGTAGGCACCGCTGCCTCCTACGCCTACCGCGAGCGATTCCTGATCGAAAAGTACGGACTTGACACTTGGATGCCAACTCCAAGCTTTGACGACCTCATAGTTCTGGACAAACTTGATGCACTCCTGCCCGAGCCGGACGGCTCCTACATCGAGAGGGCCGGCGAGTAGATCGAGTCGCAAGGGCCGCAGCAGAGGCCGCAGCGAGTCGGCACCACCGTTGCTCTGACCCGAAGGGGTGGGAGGTCCGACCCCTCGCTAGTGCACTCGGCACCCGCCACAGCACCACCCGTAGTCTGCATGAGTGGCTGGCAACGAGACCCGGGACAGTGCGGCGGAATCGCTCACAGCCTTGGCAGATGAGCTGGAACACTCGCTCGGTGACGCTGTGACGATCGATCGATGGGCCGTGCCCGGTGACGGCGTGACTCTTACGCCGACACGAAATACAGCGCTCGCGGTGGGGTGGATGGATTTCGGCGACGAGGTCTACCTCGAAACGCTCGGCGGCCCGGGTGGCCGATGGGAACTCCGCCGTTCAAGGCAGGACATCGAATGGCTGGAGTCAATCGTCCGATCCGTCATCGCGGGCCGTGTCACCGAGGTCTTCGGACCGAGCAGGTCTCAGGTCACTGTTACGACGGAGGACGGGAAGCGGTACTCGGAGCGTGGAGCGGTGGCCGGGGATGGCTGCATTCCCTTGCCGTTCTGGACTCGGTGGGGTCAGAAGGTGAAGTACACGCCCTATCTGGAAGACACTCCCGCCTAGCTCCACATCGGCCCCAATGGAGTACGAAGGATCACCGAACTACTCGGCTCTCCTCCCCACCGCCACCCCCACGACGGCAACTGCCAACCTGTTGGTGGGCACACTCCGCCTCGTCCACTTGGCCGCGTTTCCCGCCGACCTGGCCTACTCATACTGCTCCGACGACGAAGAACACCACAGCTACCTGTTCCTCGGCCTCGAAGAGATAAACGACTGAGGCCGGGGATGTCACGGCGGGGCCGTACGTAGGCAGCGATCGCTCACCGTCTCTCGAAAGGGACCCCATGAAATCGCAACGTCGCCTGACTGCCCGCACATGCGCGCTCGGTTCGCTCGTGACCTTGGCCATCATCACCGGAACCGGCTGTGGCACCAAGGGCGGGGATACTCAGGAATCTCAGGCTGAGACCACCGCTGCCCCAGCGACCACCCTCACTCCCACCACCTCAGAGACGCCCCCATCGACTGCCGCGCCAGCCACGACCGCGGCGCCTACAACGACCGCGGCGCCCGTCACCACGACAGCACCACCGACCACCGCTGCTCCGGCGGGATACACCATGCCCGATCTCGTGGGCCAGAACCTGCAGGACGCCCAAGACGAGCTCCAGTCAGTCTCAGGAAACCCGCTCTTCTACTCCGCGTCCCACGACCTTGCCGGCAACAGAAACCAGGTCCTGGATAGCAACTGGAAGGTCTGCACGCAGAACATCCCGGCCGGGTCGACCTTCACCGACGACACCACCGTCGACTTCGGTGTCGTGAAGCTGGACGAGATCTGCCCGTAGGCGGTGGACCGAACCCGCCCGGGTCGACCTCCGGTGACCTCAGCGCGCTATCGGGTCAGCGGGTGGCGACGGTGTCGGTGTGGGTTCCGCTGCGTAGGACGGTGCCGGGGAGGTCGCCGGTGGCCTGTCCGTCGACCACGGTGACCACGCCGTTCACCAGCACCTTGCGGACCCCGATGGAGTCGGCGGTGAGGCGCGGCGAGTTGCCGGGCAGGTCGTGTACCAGGGTGGCCAGCTCGCTGCCCACCGTCTCGGGGTCGACCACCACCACGTCGGCCTGGTAGCCCTCGACCAGCCGGCCACGGTCGCGCAGGCCGAATAGGGCGGCCTGGTCGCTGGTCATCATCTGTACCGCCCGCTCCACGCTGACCAGCTTGCGGCCTCGCAGGCAGTCGCCCAGGAACCGGGTGGGGAACGGTGCTCCGCACATGCGGTCGAGGTGGGCGCCGGCGTCGGAACCACCAAGGATCGAGCGGTCATCGGCCCAGGTCTGGCGGCGCAGCTCCCACGACTCGGCGTCACCGTCGGGCGGGATGGGCCACAACACGGTGCGCAGGTCGTCGGCCACCACGATGTCGACGAGGGTGGCGAAGGCGTCCTTGCCTCGTTCGGCAGCCAGGTCACCGACGCGGCGGCCCTGGAGGCCCTCGTTGGCCTCCGAGTAGGTGTCGCCGATGATGTAGTTCTCGAAGTCGGCCAGACGGCGGAACACCCCGGCCTCTTCGGACCCGGCCCGTTCCACCATGAACGCCTGGGTCTCGGGATCCTGGAGGCGGGCCATGCGCTCGGCCAGCGGCAGCCGGAGGATGTCACCCCAACCGGGGATCAGGAACAGCCCGCAGTGGTTGAGGAAGCTCATGTTCATGGGCACCTGCACCGGCAGGGTGAGGGCCACGATCCGCCCGCCCCGTTCGGCGGCGACGTCGGCGGCCGAGAGCTGGCGGGGGATGCGGTCGGGCACCTTGGAGTCGATGGTGAGGACGTTCCAGTTGAGGGGGCGCCCGGCAGTGGCCGACATGTCGGCGAACAGGTCGATCTCCTCGTCGCTGAAGCGGTCGAGGCAGCCGTCGGTCATGCCTTCCAGCGTGGTGCCGGGGTAGCGACCCACCACCTCGCACATGGCCAGGATCTCGTCCTTGGTGGCCCATCGTGACGACACCGGCTGGCCGTCGCCGTCGGAATGGGTGCGGCTCTGGGTGGTGGAGAAGCCGAGGGCCCCGGCCTCGATCGACTCAGACAGGACCCGCTGCATCTCGGCCACCTGCTCGGGGCTGGCTTCGTTGCCGATGGCGTCGGCACCCATCACGTAGCGGCGCAGCGCGCAGTGCCCGACCAGGAACCCGATGTTGACCCCGACCTTGCCTTCGAGCACGTCCAGGTACTCACCGAAGGTCTCCCAGTTCCACGGCACGCCCTCTTCGAGCGCCGCCACCGACATGCCTTCGACGCTGGCCATCATCTCGCGGGTGTAGGCCCCGTCCTCGGCCCGCAGCGGGGCCAGGGTGAACCCGCAGTTACCGGCGATCACCGTGGTCACGCCGTGCACGTTGGACGGCGAGGCGTAGGCGTCCCAGTGGATCTGGGCGTCGTAGTGGGTGTGGGGGTCGATGGCGCCGGGGATCACCAACATGGCGGTGGCGTCGGTTACCTGGGCCGCCTCCTCGGTGATGGTGCCCGGCTCTGCCACCGCCACGATCTTCCCGTCCCGCACCGCGATGTCGGCGGGCCGGGCCGGGGCGCCGGTGCCGTCGATGACGGTTCCGCCGGTGATCAGGTGGTCGAGCATGGTGGGAAACCTCCGGGGCTCGCCCGGGTGCCGGGCGTTTCTGACGGGCCGTCAGATACTACCGTCCCCGCCGCCCGCACACCCACGCCACCGGCTGGCAGGCGGACCGGGCAGGGTCGGTAACGTCGGGGGACCAACGGAAGTACCCACGGAAGTGAGACCGTCGCCATGACCGACAACGCCCCGTCCATCGTCTACACCCACACCGACGAGGCCCCGGCCCTGGCCACCCGGTCGCTGCTACCCATCGTGGAAGCCTTCGCCCGCCAGGCCGGTGTCCCGGTGACCACGGCAGACATCTCCCTCAGCGGGCGCATCCTGGCCGCCTTCTCCGACCTGTTGCCCGCCGACCAACGGGTGCCCGACACCCTCGCTGAGCTGGGTGCCTTGGCGCTGCGGCCCGAAGCCAACATCATCAAGCTGCCCAACGTCAGCGCGTCCATGCCTCAGCTCAAGACGGCCATCGCCGAACTGCAGGCCTTGGGCTACGCCCTTCCCGACTACCCCGACGAGCCCTCCACCCCCGAAGAGGTGGACGCCGCGGCTCGCTACGACAAGGTCAAGGGCAGTGCCGTCAACCCGGTGCTGCGCGAGGGCAACTCGGATCGTCGCGCCCCCCGCTCGGTCAAGGAGTACGCCCGTACCCACCCCCACTCCATGGGTGCCTGGTCGGCCGACTCCAAGACCAACGTGGCCACCATGGATGCGGGTGACTTCCGTTCCACCGAGCAGTCGGTGACCATCGCCTCGGCCGGCACCATCCGGATCGAACACGTGGCGGGCGACGGAGACGTCACCGTCCTCAAGGGTGACTTCGCCGTGCAGGCCGGTGAGATCGTCGACGCCGCCGTCATGCGCCGCAAGGCGTTGGTGGCATTCCTGGCCGAGCAGGTGGAACGAGCCCGCACCGAAGGCGTCCTGCTGTCGGTGCACTTGAAGGCCACCATGATGAAGGTCTCGGATCCGATCATCTTCGGCCATGCCGTACGCACCTACTTCGCCGACCTGTTCGACACCTACGGCACCGCCCTCGAGGAAGCCGGCGTCAGCGCCGACAACGGAATGGCCGCCCTGCTGGACGCCCTCGATGGGCTGCCCGCCGACACCGCCACCGCCATCAGGTCTGCGATCGATGCCGCCTACGCCGCCGGACCGGCGCTGGCCATGGTCGACTCCGACAAGGGCATCACCAACCTTCACGTTCCCAGCGACGTGATCGTCGACGCCTCCATGCCGGCCATGATCCGCACCTCGGGGCAGATGTGGAACGCCCAGGGCGCCCAGCAGGACACCCTGGCCGTGCTACCCGACAGCAGCTACGCCGGCATCTACCAGGTGGTGCTCGACGACTGCCGGGCCAACGGCGCCTTCGACCCCGCCACCATGGGATCGGTGCCCAACGTCGGCCTCATGGCCCAAAAGGCCGAGGAGTACGGCTCCCACGACAAGACCTTCCAGATCGAATCGGTCGGTGTGGTGCGAGTGGTCGACGGCTCCGGGACCACCTTGATCGAGCACCCGGTCGCCCCCGGCGACATCTGGCGAGCCTGTCAGACCAAGCAGGCGCCGGTGCTGGACTGGGTGAAGCTGGCCGTCACCCGGGCCGCGCCACCGGAGCCCCCGCCGTGTTCTGGCTGGATGAGACCCGCGCCCACGACGCCGAGGTGATCGCCAAGGTCCGCGCCGAGCTTCCCAACCACGACACCGACGGCCTCCAGATCGAGATCATGGCCCCCGTGGCGGCCATCGCCTTCTCCCTGGAGCGCATCCGCCGCGGTGAGGACACCATCTCGGTAACCGGCAACGTGTTGCGCGACTACCTGACCGACCTGTTCCCGATCCTGGAACTGGGGACCAGCGCCAAGATGTTGTCGATCGTGCCGTTGATGAACGGTGGCGGCCTGTTCGAGACCGGAGCGGGCGGTTCGGCCCCAAGCACGTCCAGCAGTTCCAGAAGGAGAACCACCTGCGCTGGGACTCCCTCGGGGAGTTCCTGGCCCTGGCTGTGTCCTTCGAGCACTTCGCCAACCTCACCGGCAACACCCGAGCCCAGGTCCTGGCCGACACCCTCGACACCGCCACCGGCGGCGTCCTCAACAACGACCGTTCGCCGTCACGCAAGGTGAACGAGCTCGACAACCGGGGCAGCCACTTCTACCTGGCCCTGTACTGGGCTCAGGCCCTGGCCGCCCAGACCACCGACGCCGACCTGGCCGCCACGTTCACACCCCTGGCCGAGAAGCTGGCCGCCGAGGAAGCCACCATCGTCGCCGAGCTGAACGCCGTCCAGGGCTCCCCCGTCGACTTCGGCCCCTACTACCGCCCCGACGAAGCCAAGGCCACCGCCGCCATGCGCCCCAGCCCCACCCTCAACGCCGCCCTGGACCTGCTCCCCTCATGAAGAGAGTTACGTAGGCGACTCAAACATCATCGCCAGCCGTCCAGGGAGATCGGCCTCGTAGTCCTCCCATCACCGCCCCGCCACGAAAGCGGCCACGTTGCTCGTGGCTTCGTGAGCATCCCAAAGGTAGGTTCTCGGGTCAGGCTGCATACAGCTCCGCTTGGTTCTCCCTGACTGTTGCTGCGAGGTAGGGGTTTCGCAAGGCCGAGGGGTCGACCAGATCGACAGGGCTGCGCAGCAGCGACTCCAACGCTTCCTTCAAGCCGAAGTAGGCGTCAAAGCGTGACTGTCCCGTTGGTGGGTCGAGCTCAACCAGGAAGTCGACATCGCTCAACCCAGCCCTGAACGTCCCATCGACCGCCGACCCGAACACCACGAGACGTCGCACACCGAAGCGGCGACACAGCGACTCGATCTCGGTGATGTGGTCTGTGACAGCCGCGATCATGCCGACATTCTCGCACCGATTAGCCCCCACCCTGGAGGCCTACTTCCTGACGGAGGGCCCATCCGCGCCACCGTTCGCCCCCTCGGTGGGACGCCCCCCCCCCGCTCGGTCAGGGGAGCATGGAGACCTTCCCCGGGCAAATTTGACCGAACGAGAGCAGCACGATGTCTGTCAGGCAGGCGATTCACCGCATGACCGTCGACGAGTACATCCGCACCGTTCACGACCTCGGATGGACCTCCACCGAGCTCATCGAGGGAGTGGTGTACGACGTGACACCGGAGTTCGACCGCCACGCCGGGACCGTCATGACCGTGCTTCACCAGTTGGAGGATGCCTTTCCCCATGACGTCGTCCGAGTCGTCGGCAGCGTCCAGCTCAGCTCGACCACGATCATGGATCCCGATGCCTACGTCATCGACGGCACCTTTCCCCGCCACCCAGACCGGCCCATCCCAATCGGCGCGGTGAAGCTGGTGGTGGAGGTGAGCGTCACGACCCAGCTCCACGACGGTGGACCGAAGCTGGCCGCCTACGCCCAGGCCGCCGTGCCCGAGGTGTGGTTGATCGATCCCCGCCCCGATGCCGCAACTCTGACCCGCCACCGCCATCCCAGCGGCAACGGCTATCGGACCATCGACACGATCGCCATCGGCGAGAACGCCAGCCGTCTCGACGCCACCGAGGTCCTGTCCAGCTAGGACGTGGAGGCCGTGGTCATGGCTGAGTGCCAGATGACATGGGCCTGCACTCGGCGCTCCGGAGCGGCCAAGACACGCCCCTGTGCTCCCACCCCGGCCACCTGAGTCAGTGCAGTGGTGAGTGACCCAACCATCATGGCCCAACACCGTGCAGTGGCTTCTGGAATCCGCCGACCCGTCACCTAAAGGGGTGCCGTCACCCCATGAACCCGCCGTCTCCTCTGTGATTCGAGTCGTGGAACAACCCGAACCATGGTCGAGACCCCCGACCCCACCGCGGACCCTCAGCCCCTCACACCCCGCTCAGACGCGAAGCGCCACCAAAAGAGGTGCCGACTGAATAGCTACCTTCACTCGATTTATTGAATCTGGCCTCCTCCTAGGAAACCGAGGTCTCGAGCAAGATGCAAGACATCTTCAGCATCTGCCTGACTCGACTTGCGGACCGGCAGGCCTATAACGTGACCTGATACAAGACTCAGGCGGAGGACGTAATCGGTTCTGAGGAACCAACGCGATCGGCCAAAATCTATTGAGCTAATCTCTGACCACCTCCATCGCCGTCGGAACGGCCAGCACCGACGGATTCCTTCCTCGTCAAAGACCAATGATACAGCCTTTGCGCCAATTAAAAATAGGGAGAGCGAAAAGGCGACCATTGCGATACCAACCATTCCTGCTGAGAGGAACGCCGGCAACAGCGGAACTATCATCACGACTGAGCCAAATATCATTCCACCAAACTCATTCGACCTCACTATTGTCGCGCCTGCAGAGCGATACTTACTCATCTCTTGGGACACCTGCTGCAAGGCCCACCCAGGAGGCGAAATCGGCCAAGAGAGTTTCCCAGAAACCCCATCTCACGCCAGCCGCCGCGTCATCAGCGAAGGATCCACCCAATTTTCCTGGCGCTCCTGACCCTTGTGTGGGTGAGTTGAGGGCCCGGGTCGGCTGAGAGCGTTGTGGGTACACGGGTTCGGGACAGGCGGACGGGGTGCGTGACGTGCGCGGGTTCCCCGGCCACGATGCGGGTGTCGAATCCATCCCGTGAACAGAGGTTCCCGTGCGCGCCACGACTGCATTCAACCGTCTCCTCGCCCTTGAGTCCACCACCGTGCAAGCTGTGCGGCTCGAAACCACCGAGATCGTGGTCGTGGTCAGGTTGGCGACCCGGCGGCTGCGTTGCCCTGACTGCGACTACACGACCTCTGCCACCTATGACCACCGGCCCAGCCCGTCGAGGTGGCGACACCTCGACGTGTGTGGCCGATCGCTCATGTTGGAATGTGACCTGCGGAGGCTTCGCTGCCCGGCTCATGGGGTTCGCACCCAAGCAGTGCCTTTCGCCAGACCCGGCGCACGGATCACCCGTCAGTTCGAGAACCTGATCGTGTGGTGCGCCTCGTCGATGGACTGGACCGCGGCATCGGTGCTGTGCCGCGTCGCGTGGCGCACCGTCGCCAACGTCGTCGAACGCGTCGTACCCAGCTCAACGGAGTTGTCCGAGCTCGACGGGCTGGTTCACATCGGCGTGGACGAGATCTCCTGGAAACGCGGACACAAGTACCTGACCTTGGTCATCGACCACGATTCCGGCAAGGTCATCTGGGGGGCCAAGGACCGCACCGCAGTCACACTCGACGCGTTCTTCGACGATCTCGGCGAAACCAAGACCGCTGCCATCAAGTCGGTCTCGATGGACTTCGGTGCCCCCTACGCGAAAGCCGTCCGTGAGAAGGCCCCCCACGCCGCGATCTGTCTCGACCCGTTCCACGCCGTTGCCTTGGCGACCAAAGCCCTCGACCAGACCCGCCGCGACACATGGCGCGACATGCGAGGAGTCGACCCCGACGCTGCCCGTCGCTTCAAGGGCACCCGGTTCGTGTTGCTAGGCAACCCCGAGAACCTCACCGAAAACCAAGCCGCCGACCTACGTCGGATCCAACAAGGCGGCGGGACCATCTGGAAGGCCTACCAACTCAAAGAAGCACTCCGCGGCATCTACGCGGAGGCCACCCTCTCCCTCGACGAGTCCATCGACCTGCTCCACGCATGGATCGACGCCGCCCAACAGTCAGGCATCGCCCCATTCGTCAAGCTCGCCAGCACGTTCAAACAACGATCCCAGGAGGTCATCAACACCTGGATCTGGGGCACCACCAACGCCCGCAACGAAGGAACCCACTCAGCCATCCGAGCCGTGTTCTCCCGAGCGCACGGCTTCCACCGTGCCGACACAGCCCTCGCCGCCATCAACCTCACCTGCGGCACCACCCCATCCCCAACCCACACCCAGCAGCCGCCTAGCCACCCACAACTACATCAGGAGAACCAAATTTTTTCGCAAGCACCAAAACCGCGGTCGCATCCGAACGCCTCGTCTTACGAACTGGCAAGATGCAAACTCGACCAGTTACAAGCCGTATTCGGAGGACGTAATCAGTCCTAATGAGCCAACGGGACTGGACGAAATCGATTGAAACAATCTCGGCCCATGCCCATCGTCGCCTTGAGGGCCAGCGTCGCCTGATGCCCTCCACGCTGAGGACGACCGACACGGCGTTTGTCCCAACAAATGAGACCGAGAGAAGTAGGGCAAAGACAAGAATGCCAACCAGTCCATCAGAAAGGAAGATCGGCAAGGTTGGGATAAGCATGACTATAGATATGATAATGATTCCCCCAAACTCATCTGACCTGACTACTGCAATGTCAGATGAATTCTTCTTACTCATCGCGCGGGACACCTGCGGCAAGGCCGACCCAGCTAGCAAAATCAGCCATTAGAGTGGTAAAGAAGCCATAAGAAACGTTCGCAGCGGCGTCATCAGCAAAGGACCCGCCCAATTTACCTGCGGCCCCAGCAGCGGGCAAGGTGCCAAGAGCAAAGAAGATATAGGTCACCAACCCATCGACAGCTGTGTTGCGCACCCAATTTTTGTCGCATTCCCGCCAACGCTCGAGTCCGCGAAATATGATGGCAAACCCTTGCGCCGCTGCGCAGAGACCGGGGCCCCCGAGGCATGCTACTGATGCAACGATGGTAGCGAACTGACCTGGATCATCTACGGCCAGCGATTTGAGGCCACCCAAGGTGCCACCGTTCATCTCACTTCTTGTAATGCACGATGAATCCGAGCCAACTAGTGGTAAGGCTCCGATATCGATACACCGGTCGTCCCAAGGCCATAGCCCGGTCGGATCCCAACCGTTGGCTGGGTTTCCACCAACGTATCCGTAGGGTTCCTGGGTCAATGTTACGAGCGGGTCTACGGTTATGAATTGGCCTGTTGTGGGGTCGTAGTGGCGGGCTCTTAGGTAGATGTAGCCGGTTTCGGGGTCGTGGTATTGGCCGGTGTATCCTGCCAGTGGTTGTTCGAGCCACCAGTTTGTGTTGGCGGTGATTTCACCGTGGGCGTTGTAGGTGATGGTGTTGCGGGT is drawn from Microthrixaceae bacterium and contains these coding sequences:
- a CDS encoding ISL3 family transposase, giving the protein MRATTAFNRLLALESTTVQAVRLETTEIVVVVRLATRRLRCPDCDYTTSATYDHRPSPSRWRHLDVCGRSLMLECDLRRLRCPAHGVRTQAVPFARPGARITRQFENLIVWCASSMDWTAASVLCRVAWRTVANVVERVVPSSTELSELDGLVHIGVDEISWKRGHKYLTLVIDHDSGKVIWGAKDRTAVTLDAFFDDLGETKTAAIKSVSMDFGAPYAKAVREKAPHAAICLDPFHAVALATKALDQTRRDTWRDMRGVDPDAARRFKGTRFVLLGNPENLTENQAADLRRIQQGGGTIWKAYQLKEALRGIYAEATLSLDESIDLLHAWIDAAQQSGIAPFVKLASTFKQRSQEVINTWIWGTTNARNEGTHSAIRAVFSRAHGFHRADTALAAINLTCGTTPSPTHTQQPPSHPQLHQENQIFSQAPKPRSHPNASSYELARCKLDQLQAVFGGRNQS